GATTTGTAAGGCGGAAGGGGGGGATCGTGGGAAACCGGAGGTAGATTCCGGCAGTATCGGCCTGGGCCATTCCCTGGTACCCTGCACAAACTAAAAACAGTATTAAAAAGGCCTTTTTCAAGTATCGTTTTTTTACAAAGCTACAGGTAAATGTGATAAGCGGGTGTTACGTGCGCAACGGGTTTTTGTTGACCTTGAATTTCGGATTTAGCCCCAGTATCATTACTTTTGCAGCCTCCCGGTAAAAACCGGGATAAAAAACAAGATATTATGGCAACAACAGCAGATATGCGTTCAGGGCTCATCATCAAAGTAGATGGCAGCCTGTACAGTGTTATTGAATTCGGGCAGAATAAAACAGCCCGCGCCGCAGCAAAGGTTTGGGCTAAACTTAAGGGGGTTGATAACAGCCGTACCATAGAAGTTACCTGGAACAGCGGTGAAACCATCTACCCGGTAAGGGTGGAGAAAAAACCTTACCAGTTCCTCTATAAAGACGATACCGGTTACAATTTCATGGATACCGAAACCTTTGAGCAGATAGCGGTACAGGAGAATATGGTAGATGCTCCTAAGTTTTTGAAAGACGGCCAGGAAGTATCTGTATTGATCAATGGCGAAACAGACCTGCCAATGGGGGTAGAGTTACCGGACAAGATCGTATTGCTGGTTACATACAGCGAACCCGGTATGAGGGGGGATACTGCCACACGTACCTTAAAACCCGCCACCGTTGAAACCGGGGCAACGGTAAACGTACCTTTATTCGTAAATGAGGGTGAACTGATTCGTGTAAACACCAAAACCGGTGAGTATGTTGAGCGGGTGAAGGACTAAAAAATTGATTGAACAAGCCTCTAAAATGGGTAATTGATACATCAGTTACCCATTTTTGCTTTTAGTAACTTTGCTGATTTTTTGGCCATTTTTGGGGTATTTTTGGCCATTTTTGGCCATAAAAGGCCTGTTTTCGGCTTATTTTTAAATTTTAGGTTGCAGTTATGATCAATCTTACCCTATCTTAGCAGCCGGTTTCAATATCAATACTTAACTACTTAAACCAAGCACATGGACATCAAGCAAATCCAGGAGTTAGTAAAGCTCATAAACAAAACCAATATCGGCGAGATCACCATTGAGGAAGAAGGGGTAAAGATCACAGTAAAACAGAAAAAAGATCCTGTACAGAAAATATATACCGGCGGTTCGGTACCGGCTTACCCGGCACCTTCCGTATCCTCACCGGCTCCGGCAGCTACGGCTCCGGCAGCATCAAAACCAGCGGCTGAACCGAAGGCCGATAACCTGGTTACCATAAAAAGCCCGATGATCGGCACTTTCTACCGCCAGGCAGGTCCCGGGAAACCCATTTTTGTAAGTGTGGGAGATGAGGTTACTCCCGGAAAGGTAGTTTGCATCATTGAAGCCATGAAGCTTTTCAACGAAATTGAAAGCGAAGTGAAAGGAAAGATCGTGAAGATATTGGTGGAAGATGCCAGCCCCGTTGAGTACGACCAGCCCCTGTTTTTAGTTGACCCTTCCTAAGTAGAAATTAAAAAGTCAAAAGTAAAAGGCCACTATCCCGGTTGATGATTTTTTAATTTTTAATTTTTAATTTTTAATTCAAACTATCGTGTTTAAAAAGATACTGATTGCCAACCGTGGAGAAATTGCTCTCCGTGTCATACGTACCTGCAGGGAAATGGGTATTAAAACAGTGGCCGTATATTCTACCGCCGATAAGGACAGTCTTCATGTGAAGTTTGCCGACGAAGCAGTTTGTATCGGCAAACCTGCCAGTGCCGACAGCTACCTGAATATGGCACATATCATGGCTGCTGCAGAGATCA
This sequence is a window from Chitinophagaceae bacterium. Protein-coding genes within it:
- the accB gene encoding acetyl-CoA carboxylase biotin carboxyl carrier protein — translated: MDIKQIQELVKLINKTNIGEITIEEEGVKITVKQKKDPVQKIYTGGSVPAYPAPSVSSPAPAATAPAASKPAAEPKADNLVTIKSPMIGTFYRQAGPGKPIFVSVGDEVTPGKVVCIIEAMKLFNEIESEVKGKIVKILVEDASPVEYDQPLFLVDPS
- the efp gene encoding elongation factor P gives rise to the protein MATTADMRSGLIIKVDGSLYSVIEFGQNKTARAAAKVWAKLKGVDNSRTIEVTWNSGETIYPVRVEKKPYQFLYKDDTGYNFMDTETFEQIAVQENMVDAPKFLKDGQEVSVLINGETDLPMGVELPDKIVLLVTYSEPGMRGDTATRTLKPATVETGATVNVPLFVNEGELIRVNTKTGEYVERVKD